Proteins from one Podospora pseudoanserina strain CBS 124.78 chromosome 1, whole genome shotgun sequence genomic window:
- the COX17 gene encoding Cytochrome c oxidase copper chaperone (EggNog:ENOG503P741; COG:O) — MSSAQATASSIASSAPVAPVIAQSAAAAAADKPKPCCVCKDEKAKRDECMLFSKAADPQKDCLSTIDQYRSCMAGFGFKV, encoded by the exons atGTCCTCCGCCCAAGCTACCGCCAGCTCAATCG CCTCCAGCGCCCCGGTTGCGCCGGTGATCGCCCAgtcagctgctgctgctgctgctgacaaGCCCAAG CCCTGCTGCGTGTGCAAAGATGAAAAGGCCAAGCGCGACGAGTGCATGCTCTTCTCCAAGGCTGCCGACCCACAAAAGGACTGCTTGTCGACCATTGATCAGTATAGGAGTTGTAtggctgggtttgggttcAAGGTTtag
- the TEL2 gene encoding telomere binding protein (COG:O; EggNog:ENOG503NUCB; BUSCO:EOG09263YUI): MDDFLTPVSTIRITDMKESETPQGLASSQPKSSTPTSGKPVPASPEDALQLLKQQPSYDELIASLRFLSKHQSENDIPSIKRPSPISAQLVQVLVSEIATNHWILLQEDAGDSKNSGFKLLLYCLSSITAINAILVRLRALIQEYKAENEGPGKLKRPDIHLNLETLLDLLEGLLKGDGWILEAWQTAKASSGPDAATSAVRMRPRAQEILTLFGGGRIVSLAAEAESIVKANKAAKDGDYETWVADAQQYTAWLGRNIVTWQLSNGATESPKFGSDLFSKGLKLGHGEILTKHVLGELVLKKGADPSKFGMLLSNLPPTEQRKVLFSILKLFSSKYLDRLGRCDSEESKPIVSAVAGAIKSIIGESTSLKNYLVEWLTSSSGAGLGEGVGIRRTILAVVSQNGDDIVAVLEKSLSQFGDQLYIKHSPMLQQEAHAEVLLLSAGYVHRLSPIKLTLMMRTSVWLNTISNRLTAPHQKARLLGMWIGEALSNLVDKGDKRLNFNTEGEFEEMATWYKGLTQVSDEIGSMEPLFESPPTIRPKRKTSPSNAAKTAPRPPGQHPQAGFIIEELSDEEGPEEDDLVPYAKPESDEEDSDDDPTLIRRDKPKAPVYIRDLIRYLRDTESYDLQRLALTTAPTLIRRKAEYGTEVKEHADELAGLLIGLSDKFEMEDFDDLRLQGMIALVIAQPKVMAPWFAKTFFDGDYSISQRASVLIVLGLTSRELAGFETSSYSAASAFPSKTLPEKVEKLYLPQSTSIYQPSSSSTLEPLPPNALDGIATSITDAFLAPMAAEAADNATGPNALKLSTFTERLNNPEKVRYITKTKPRIRSIPNLTAGVLSTYFFSTLISRFQAALHSSSSRTRGILFNPYLLSLYLKTLALIIHASGPSTLSLPQMTGEFWRLLLNTSVRAQAVGDLQLTGAVLFGFMALLDVNEDRMREVCREMGREVVEAQDWVGGVFSGLRGGDEGGEEERVRMLAAGVLVRLGEAVERWRLVLVGDMIGF, translated from the exons ATGGATGACTTCTTGACACCAGTGAGCACCATTCGAATCACAGACATGAAAGAATCAGAAACACCACAAGGCCTCGCCAGCTCTCAACCCAaatcttcaacaccaacatcaggCAAACCCGTCCCTGCTTCACCAGAAGATGCTCTCCAACTCTTGAAACAACAACCTAGCTATGACGAGCTCATCGCCTCTCTACGATTTCTCTCCAAGCATCAGTCAGAAAATGATATTCCCAGCATCAAGCGTCCCAGTCCCATCAGTGCACAACTTGTCCAGGTATTGGTCTCGGAAATCGCCACAAACCACTGGATTCTACTCCAAGAAGATGCTGGAGACAGCAAGAATTCCGGGTTCAAACTCCTGCTTTATTGTCTTTCCAGTATCACAGCCATCAACGCGATTCTAGTCCGTCTGCGGGCTTTAATACAAGAATACAAAGCCGAAAATGAAGGGCCTGGGAAGCTCAAAAGACCAGACATTCATCTCAACCTTGAAACTCTCTTGGACCTGTTGGAGGGCTTGCTGAAAGGAGACGGGTGGATTCTCGAGGCTTGGCAGACTGCTAAAGCGTCATCTGGCCCTGATGCTGCCACTTCAGCGGTGCGAATGAGGCCAAGAGCACAAGAGATCCTGACCCtatttggtggtggcaggaTTGTCTcgcttgctgctgaggctgagAGTATCGTCAAGGCGAACAAGGCCGCGAAAGATGGGGACTATGAGACATGGGTGGCAGATGCACAGCAGTACACCGCATGGTTGGGGAGAAATATTGTTACCTGGCAGTTATCAAATGGGGCCACTGAGAGTCCAAAGTTCGGTTCGGATCTCTTTTCGAAGGGACTGAAGTTGGGTCATGGTG AAATCTTGACCAAGCATGTCCTGGGAGAACTGGTGCTGAAGAAAGGAGCAGACCCGTCCAAGTTCGGCATGCTGCTGAGCAATCTGCCGCCTACAGAGCAACGGAAGGTGTTGTTTTCCATACTGAAGTTGTTCTCCTCAAAATATCTCGATCGACTCGGGCGCTGCGACTCTGAAGAAAGCAAGCCAATAGTATCTGCGGTTGCTGGCGCAATCAAATCGATCATCGGCGAAAGCACGAGTCTCAAGAATTACTTGGTGGAATGGCTCACCAGCTCATCAGGGGCCGGTCTTGGCGAAGGGGTGGGCATCAGGAGAACAATACTAGCCGTCGTCTCTCAAAACGGGGATGATATCGTTGCTGTACTGGAAAAGAGCTTGAGTCAGTTTGGAGATCAGCTCTACATCAAGCATTCACCAATGCTACAACAGGAAG CCCATGCCGAAGTTCTATTGCTGAGCGCCGGTTATGTACATCGATTGTCACCTATCAAGCTCACTTTGATGATGCGCACCAGTGTTTGGTTgaacaccatctccaacagaCTGACAGCACCTCACCAGAAAGCCCGTTTGTTGGGCATGTGGATTGGCGAGGCTCTCTCTAACCTGGTCGATAAGGGCGACAAGCGGCTCAACTTCAACACGGAAGGAGAGTTCGAGGAGATGGCCACATGGTACAAGGGGTTGACGCAGGTCTCGGATGAGATTGGGAGCATGGAACCTCTGTTTGAGTCGCCGCCGACAATTCGTCCAAAGAGAAAAACATCCCCATCAAACGCAGCAAAAACAGCACCAAGACCCCCTGGCCAGCATCCACAGGCCGGCTTCATCATCGAAGAGCTTAGCGATGAAGAAgggccggaggaggatgacctTGTGCCATACGCAAAGCCTGAGTCTGACGAAGAGGATTCGGATGATGACCCGACGTTGATCAGAAGGGACAAGCCAAAGGCCCCAGTGTACATCAGGGACTTGATACGGTACCTCCGTGACACAGAAAGCTACGACCTTCAGCGGTTAGCCCTTACAACAGCTCCAACACTCATCCGCCGAAAAGCCGAGTACGGAACAGAGGTCAAAGAGCACGCTGACGAGCTCGCCGGTCTCTTGATCGGCCTAAGCGACAAGTTCGAGATggaagactttgacgacCTCCGACTCCAGGGAATGATCGCTCTGGTCATCGCCCAGCCAAAGGTCATGGCCCCCTGGTTCGCCAAAACATTCTTTGATGGCGATTACTCCATCTCCCAACGAGCCTCTGTTCTGATCGTCTTGGGTTTAACCTCGAGAGAACTGGCTGGCTTCGAAACATCTAGTTACTCGgccgcctccgccttccCGTCCAAGACCCTACCCGAAAAAGTCGAGAAGCTTTACCTACCCCAATCCACCTCTATTTATCAACCCTCTTCGTCATCCACTCttgaacccctccccccaaacgccCTAGATGGCATAGCCACTTCCATAACTGACGCCTTCCTAGCACCAATGGCCGCAGAAGCAGCCGACAATGCCACCGGTCCCAACGCCCTGAAGTTGTCCACTTTTACAGAGCGCTTGAACAACCCCGAGAAAGTCCGTTACATAACCAAAACCAAGCCCCGAATCCGAAGCATCCCCAACCTTACCGCCGGTGTGTTATCAACATACTTCTTTTCCACTCTTATCTCCCGCTTCCAAGCGGCTTTACACTCGTCCTCGTCACGAACAAGGGGGATATTATTCAACCCTTACCTTTTGTCGCTCTACCTCAAGACGTTGGCGTTGATTATCCACGCTTCTGGACCTAGTACGCTGTCGTTGCCGCAGATGACGGGGGAgttttggaggttgttgttgaataCGAGTGTGAGGGCACAGGCGGTGGGGGATTTGCAGTTGACGGGGGCGGTGCTGTTTGGGTTTATGGCGTTGCTGGATGTGAATGAGGATcggatgagggaggtgtgcagggagatggggagggaggtggtggaggcgcaggattgggttgggggggtgttttcgggtttgagggggggtgatgaagggggggaggaggagagggtgaggatgttggCTGCGGGGGTGCTGGTTaggttgggggaggcggtggagaggtggaggttggttttggtgggggatATGATTGGGTTTTAG
- the uba3 gene encoding NEDD8 activating enzyme (EggNog:ENOG503NU43; COG:O) yields the protein MSAGPVHPSSEPARWKYLDRIRTRPGPFTTPEMFSGETSAEAMDKMKILVIGAGGLGCELLKNLALSGFKNIHVIDMDTIDISNLNRQFLFRQSDVGKFKAEVAAAFVEKRVRGVKITPHNCKIQDFDEDFYMQFQIVVCGLDSIEARRWINATLVNMVDETVEDSYKPLIDGGTEGFKGQARVILPTITSCLECQLDMHAPRAAVPLCTLASIPRQPEHCIEWAHVIAWDKEKPFPQLDKDDPEHITWLYQKALLRAKEFNISGVTYSLTQGVVKNIIPAIAATNSVIAAACCNEALKIATNCAPYLGYPENNYMMYSGNDSIYTYTFKHEKKDDCPVCGVSARELAVDPKWTLQELVDSFAARPEAQLKKPSVRAEGKTLYMQSPPSLEEQTRPNLEKTLAEGLGLVDGQEIGVTDPAFATVSFKFRLKFT from the coding sequence ATGTCTGCCGGGCCGGTCCACCCCTCCTCTGAACCGGCAAGATGGAAGTATCTCGACAGAATACGCACCCGGCCAGGgcccttcaccacccccgagaTGTTCAGCGGTGAAACGAGCGCAGAAGCCATGGACAAGATGAAGATCCTCGTTATCGGCGCCGGCGGTCTAGGCTGCGAGCTCCTCAAGAACCTTGCCCTCTCGGGCTTCAAAAACATCCACGTCATCGACATGGACACCATCgacatctccaacctcaaccgccaGTTCCTCTTCCGCCAGTCAGACGTCGGCAAGTTCAAAGCCGAagtcgccgccgccttcgtCGAGAAGCGCGTCAGAGGCGTCAAAATCACCCCACACAACTGCAAAATCCAAGACTTTGACGAGGATTTCTACATGCAATTCCAAATCGTCGTCTGCGGCCTCGACAGCATCGAAGCCCGCCGCTGGATCAACGCCACCCTCGTCAACATGGTCGACGAGACGGTAGAAGACAGCTACAAACCCCTCATCGACGGCGGCACCGAAGGCTTCAAAGGCCAAGCCCGCGTCATcctcccaaccatcacctcctgCCTCGAATGCCAGCTCGACATGCATGCCCCCCGCGCCGCCGTCCCCCTCTGCACCCTCGCGAGCATCCCCCGTCAGCCAGAACACTGCATCGAATGGGCCCACGTCATCGCCTGGGACAAAGAGAAACCCTTCCcccagctcgacaaggacgACCCCGAGCACATCACTTGGCTCTACCAAAAAGCCCTCCTCCGCGCAAAGGAATTCAACATCTCGGGCGTGACATACTCCCTCACCCAGGGCGTGGTAAAGAATATCATCCCGGCCATCGCGGCAACAAACTCGGTCATCGCCGCGGCCTGCTGCAACGAAGCCCTCAAAATCGCTACCAACTGCGCCCCTTATTTGGGCTACCCGGAGAATAACTACATGATGTACTCGGGCAACGACAGCATATACACGTACACGTTCAAGCACGAGAAAAAGGACGACTGTCCTGTTTGTGGTGTGTCGGCGAGGGAGTTGGCGGTTGACCCAAAGTGGACGctgcaggagctggtggaCTCGTTTGCGGCGAGGCCGGAGGCTCAGCTGAAGAAGCCGAGTGTGAGGGCGGAGGGCAAGACGCTTTATATGCAGAGCCCGCCTAGTTTGGAGGAGCAGACGAGGCCGAACTTGGAAAAGACGCTTGCGGaggggctggggttggtggatgggcaGGAGATTGGTGTTACGGACCCTGCTTTTGCTACGGTTTCGTTCAAGTTTAGGTTGAAGTTTACTTGA
- the RPC40 gene encoding DNA-directed RNA polymerase core subunit rpc40 (EggNog:ENOG503NUTN; BUSCO:EOG09263CLY; COG:K), which translates to MPHKPPTQEELEKRKIVGVNLETVTDVSSTDFPGHYPGEDHAWDIERFKRGFSVEFHQNDPHEASFSLIGIDASIANAFRRIMIADVPTLAIENVFVWNNTSVIQDEVLAHRLGLIPFTGGREGLTDFLKWYRKPANGDPAECKDFNTVALELNVKCEHNENADPNETDPTKLYHHAHVYAKDIVFKPIGRQVDYFSGEDIIRPVNPDILIAKLRPGQEINVQMHMHKGVGSDHAKFSPVATASYRIMPTITITQPILGRDAEKFQRCFPKGVIGLEKVTAEEAAQKGSGYEGHEGELKAVVVDPKSDTVSREALRHEEFKDKVKLGRRRDHFIYLVESTGQWKSDAIFLESVSHLKAKAKALEEQLVNMVR; encoded by the exons ATGCCTCACAAACCGCCAACCcaggaggagctcgagaagcGCAAG ATCGTCGGCGTCAACCTCGAGACCGTAACCGATGTCTCTTCGACCGATTTCCCCGGCCACTACCCCGGCGAAGACCACGCCTGGGATATTGAGCGCTTCAAGCGCGGCTTCTCGGTCGAATTTCACCAAAACGACCCCCACGaagcctccttctccctcatcggcatcgacgcctccatcgccaacGCCTTCCGCCGCATCATGATCGCCGACGTgcccaccctcgccatcgaAAACGTCTTCGTCTGGAACAACACCTCGGTCATCCAAGATGAGGTTCTCGCCCACCGCCTGGGCCTCATCCCCTTCACCGGCGGCCGCGAAGGGCTCACCGACTTCCTTAAGTGGTATCGGAAGCCCGCCAACGGCGACCCGGCTGAATGCAAGGACTTCAACACCGTCGCGCTCGAGCTGAACGTCAAGTGCGAGCACAACGAGAACGCTGACCCGAACGAGACGGACCCCACCAAGTTGTATCATCATGCGCATGTGTATGCAAAGGATATTGTGTTCAAGCCTATTGGTCGCCAGGTGGATTATTTCTCGGGCGAGGACATCATTCGGCCGGTGAACCCAGATATCCTAATTGCCAAGCTTCGTCCTGGGCAGGAGATCAATGTTCAGATGCACATGCACAAGGGTGTGGGATCGGATCATGCCAAGTTCTCACCTGTTGCTACCGCTTCGTACCGTATCATGcctaccatcaccatcactcaACCTATCCTCGGCCGGGATGCCGAAAAGTTCCAGAGATGCTTCCCCAAGGGCGTCATCGGGCTTGAGAAGGTGACCGCAGAGGAGGCTGCCCAGAAGGGATCAGGGTATGAGGGCCACGAGGGAGAGCTGAAGGCTGTTGTGGTCGACCCAAAGAGCGACACCGTCAGTAGAGAGGCGCTTCGCCACGAGGAGTTCAAGGACAAGGTTAAACTTGGCAGGAGACGGGATCATTTCATCTATCTCGTGGAAAGCACCGGGCAGTGGAAGAGCGATGCGATTTTCCTGGAGTCAGTGTCGCATTTGAAGGCCAAGGCGAaggcgctggaggagcagcttGTCAACATGGTCAGGTAG
- the NdufS2 gene encoding ndufs2, NADH ubiquinone oxidoreductase 49 kd subunit (COG:C; EggNog:ENOG503NVGU): MASLYRLAGRSAKRLCQRPSSPFLTTPAFPASRAFSASALRRAGEITWEGTRLTPTNPDFEAVADPYKHIIGAREEAPSKVPLDTENSVDDRKVRHYTVNFGPQHPAAHGVLRLILELSGEEIVRADPHVGLLHRGTEKLCEYKTYLQALPYFDRLDYVSMMTNEQCFSLAVEKLLNVEIPERAKFIRTLFGEITRILNHLMSVLSHAMDVGALTPFLWGFEEREKLMEFYERVSGARLHAAYVRPGGVHQDIPMGLLDDIYQWATQFGDRIDETEEMLTDNRIWINRLKGVGVVSAAEAINLSFTGVMLRGSGVPFDIRKSQPYDAYDQVEFDVPVGVNGDCYDRYLCRMEEFRQSLRIIHQCLNKMPAGPVRVEDYKISPPPRSAMKENMEALIHHFLLYTKGYAVPPGDTYSAIEAPKGEMGVYVVSDGSERPYRVHIRAPGFAHLGGFDHISKGHLLADAVAVIGTMDLVFGEVDR, translated from the exons ATGGCGTCGCTGTACAGGCTCGCCGGCCGCAGCGCCAAGCGCCTCTGTCAAAGGCCATCGTcgcccttcctcaccaccccggcCTTCCCTGCTTCCCGcgccttctccgcctcggccCTCCGAAGAGCTGGCGAGATCACCTGGGAAGGCACCCGCCTGACCCCTACCAACCCCGACTTCGAGGCCGTCGCCGACCCCTACAAGCACATCATCGGCGCCCGGGAGGAAGCCCCCTCAAAAGTCCCTCTCGACACCGAGAACTCAGTCGACGACCGCAAGGTCCGCCACTACACAGTCAACTTTGGTCCCCAGCATCCTGCCGCCCACGGCGTGTTGCGTTTGATTCTGGAGCTGTCTGGTGAGGAGATCGTCCGTGCCGATCCTCACGTTGGTCTTTTGCACCGTGGTACCGAGAAGCTGTGCGAGTACAAGACATATCTCCAGGCCCTGCCTTACTTCGACCGTCTCGACTATGTTTCCATGATGACCAACGAGCAGTGCTTCTCGCTCGCTGTTGAGAAGCTGTTGAACGTCGAGATTCCCGAGCGCGCCAAGTTCATCCGCACCCTGTTTGGCGAGATCACCCGTATCTTGAACCACTTGATGTCCGTCTTGTCGCACGCCATGGATGTTGGCGCTCTTACACCTTTCTTGTGGGGTTttgaggagagagaaaagctCATG GAATTCTATGAGCGCGTCTCTGGCGCCCGTCTCCACGCTGCCTATGTCCGCCCCGGCGGTGTCCACCAAGACATCCCCATGGGTCTCCTCGACGACATCTACCAATGGGCGACGCAGTTCGGCGACCGCATCGATGAAACTGAGGAAATGCTGACGGACAATCGCATCTGGATCAACCGTCTCAAGGGCGTCGGCGTCGTCTCGgccgccgaggccatcaacctctccttcacgGGCGTCATGCTCCGCGGCTCCGGCGTCCCCTTTGACATCCGCAAGTCCCAGCCCTACGACGCCTACGACCAAGTCGAGTTCGACGTCCCTGTCGGTGTCAACGGCGACTGCTATGACCGCTACCTCTGCCGCATGGAGGAGTTCCGCCAGTCGCTGAGAATCATCCACCAGTGCCTCAACAAGATGCCTGCTGGTCCTGTGAGGGTGGAGGATTACAAGATCTCGCCTCCCCCCAGGAGCGCCATGAAGGAGAACATGGAGGCCTTGATTCACCACTTTTTGCTGTACACCAAGGGGTATGCGGTGCCGCCGGGGGATACCTACTCTGCGATTGAGGCGCCGAAGGGTGAGATGGGTGTTTATGTTGTGAGTGACGGGAGCGAGAGGCCCTACCGGGTGCACATTCGGGCACCCGGGTTTGCGCACTTGGGTGGGTTTGATCACATTTCCAAGGGGCATTTGCTGGCTGATGCTGTGGCGGTGATTGGTACAATGGatttggtgtttg GTGAGGTTGATCGGTAA
- a CDS encoding hypothetical protein (EggNog:ENOG503P8N7), with the protein MCIREYIVYQCAHRSPPVLVTCPLTTERHVNPVCDKRPDMAYYAETCCAACERCVHSRWVIIRENEHRWLHEHGACGCEVVFPGLLNTPRAIGADGVESEENDEKDGAPLAITDGSVGSRSSDPGVDAVKPAKSKKSKGKEREVISTGADIPQGSSAPPLYRESITEDGAAHVQLRLKSLYAGEWRADHRILHETGKCNCRIVFGPFNPQISDEELTAEDWEFIQWWRDQEDAVEGQKTVARPRLGSSTSEAEVIAQRIKEIERVFGSFEVKHKEEGMSYPNKRAVKPSHGSVAIPQPTTTFAESSEQGYRRMGRRRGQHKSQSFFNRRNSQGEDLGRDRSQKSLLPREPGFSQGQKQYTIAQYASMAPSSTPATQQGWVYDPYSNQYVQTGNVAPQSTSYYPTASSNSYQQPQGYQASYQASHQASYPPQLQQLPQVANPAFATIATYTNTIPDGAYPWIQPHSQSRTRSKAGGPYHVVGMDYSSFDDPSHVEHVGTPICGIPIGGGAHMPPWKDCVQRQPRPAPPRELPTIVITVVEANPVGAIEYDYDQTLDSKSDIAYGAADGSAVDDNDDRNLLEVEVPRVPQRRHSAGGVL; encoded by the coding sequence ATGTGTATCCGAGAGTACATCGTCTACCAGTGTGCCCACCGCTCGCCCCCGGTGTTGGTCACCTGCCCGTTGACGACAGAAAGGCATGTCAACCCTGTCTGTGACAAGCGCCCGGATATGGCATACTACGCCGAGACCTGCTGCGCGGCCTGTGAGCGTTGCGTCCATTCTCGCTGGGTTATCATCAGAGAGAATGAGCACCGTTGGCTTCATGAGCATGGGGCTTGTGGCTGTGAAGTGGTATTCCCGGGCCTCTTGAACACTCCCCGGGCTATCGGGGCCGATGGCGTCGAGTCCGAAGAAAACGATGAGAAGGATGGTGCTCCGCTGGCTATCACAGATGGCTCAGTTGGAAGCCGGTCCTCTGATCCCGGTGTTGACGCCGTCAAGCCGGCTAAATCAAAGAAGTCGAAGGGtaaggagagagaggtgatCAGTACTGGCGCTGACATTCCCCAAGGCAGTTCTGCTCCCCCTCTCTATCGTGAGAGCATCACCGAGGACGGGGCAGCTCATGTTCAGCTTCGGCTGAAGAGTCTGTATGCCGGTGAATGGCGAGCTGATCACCGCATCCTTCACGAGACGGGCAAATGCAACTGCCGGATTGTTTTCGGACCCTTCAATCCTCAGATTTCGGACGAGGAGTTGACTGCTGAAGACTGGGAGTTCATCCAGTGGTGGAGAGATCAGGAGGATGCTGTCGAGGGTCAGAAGACCGTGGCTAGACCTCGCCTGGGTAGTTCTACGTCCGAAGCTGAGGTCATCGCCCAGCGTatcaaggagattgagaggGTGTTTGGCAGCTTCGAAGTCAAGCATAAAGAGGAGGGTATGTCCTATCCTAACAAGCGCGCTGTGAAGCCCTCCCATGGCTCTGTCGCCATACCCCAACCTACCACGACCTTTGCCGAGTCCAGCGAGCAGGGATATCggcggatggggagaaggcgCGGGCAGCACAAGAGCCAGTCTTTTTTCAATCGACGGAActcccaaggagaagatctTGGAAGGGATAGAAGCCAAAAAAGCCTCTTGCCTCGCGAGCCTGGCTTCTCTCAAGGCCAAAAGCAATATACCATTGCCCAGTACGCCTCCATGGCGCCTAGTTCGACTCCAGCTACGCAGCAAGGTTGGGTCTATGACCCATATTCCAATCAATACGTTCAGACCGGCAATGTAGCTCCCCAGTCGACAAGCTACTATCCCACTGCTTCCAGTAACAGTTACCAACAGCCTCAAGGCTACCAAGCCTCATACCAAGCCTCACACCAAGCCTCCTACCCGCCTCAGCTACAACAGCTGCCCCAGGTTGCCAACCCAGCCTTCGCAACAATCGCAACCTACACCAACACGATCCCCGATGGAGCCTACCCCTGGATACAGCCTCACAGCCAGTCTCGGACCAGATCCAAAGCCGGCGGGCCCTACCACGTCGTAGGCATGGACTACTCCAGCTTCGACGACCCTTCCCACGTCGAACACGTCGGCACACCAATCTGCGGCATCCCCATTGGCGGCGGTGCCCACATGCCCCCCTGGAAGGACTGTGTCCAGAGACAGCCTCGcccggctcctcctcgcgAGCTGCCCACCATTGTGATCACCGTGGTCGAAGCCAACCCAGTCGGCGCCATCGAGTACGACTATGACCAAACCCTCGACTCCAAATCCGACATAGCCTACGGAGCCGCAGACGGGAGCGCCGTCGATGACAACGATGACAGAAACCTCCTCGAGGTCGAAGTCCCCCGTGTCCCCCAGCGGAGACACTCTGCCGGAGGTGTTCTCTGA
- the COQ6 gene encoding putative ubiquinone biosynthesis monooxygenase (COG:C; COG:H; BUSCO:EOG09261031; EggNog:ENOG503NV68): MEALLRRRAVYVCQSCVRSARQPLWRNYSSAPPRPDIYDVVCVGGGPAGLSLLTALRANPNTSHLRVALVEAQDLSKIRSWSLPPTKFSNRCSSLTPSSVKFLEQIGAWEHMARDRVQPYQEMQVWDGVSGARIEFDWAGAAPNTGTTIAYMTENLNLTSGLLKRLEELGGVSTFDNARVENITYGEETEELDLREWPVVQLSGGKQLSARLLVGADGANSPVRSFANIEAKGWDYNRHGVVATVELEGEGWGGEFTKIAYQRFLPTGPVAMLPMPGKYSTLVWSTTPSNAALLKSLSPKDFTAMVNAAFTLSTVDLEYMHTQKSGQEEEYSWRMEHTPVDHRAVPQVVTGVQEGTVASFPLKLRHADTYVAERVALVGDAAHTIHPLAGQGLNQGQGDVKSLAKTIEYAVTHGQDIGVGMSLESYVSERYAANHVLLGVCDKLHKLYSFGSGPLVPLRSLGLSAVNALRPLKTFVMNQAAGNGMKVF, translated from the exons ATGGAAGCTCTCCTCAGAAGACGAGCGGTATATGTGTGCCAAAGCTGCGTTCGGAGCGCTCGGCAACCGCTCTGGCGCAACTACTCCAGTGCTCCCCCTCGACCGGATATCTACGATGTGGTATGTGTGGGTGGAGGGCCTGCTGGTCTCAGTCTCTTGACTGCTTTAC GCGcaaaccccaacacctcccaccTCCGAGTTGCCCTTGTCGAAGCCCAAGATCTCTCCAAAATCAGATCATGGAGCCTTCCACCAACCAAGTTCTCGAATCGATGCAGCTCCCTCACGCCCTCCTCGGTCAAGTTTCTCGAACAGATTGGGGCATGGGAGCACATGGCCCGAGACCGGGTACAGCCATATCAGGAGATGCAAGTCTGGGATGGAGTATCTGGCGCTAGGATCGAATTCGACTGGGCGGGTGCTGCCCCAAATACCGGAACAACAATTGCCTACATGACAGAGAACTTGAATCTGACGTCTGGTCTGCTGAAGcggctggaggagcttggtggAGTGTCTACCTTTGACAACGCAAGGGTGGAAAATATCACATACGGCGAGGAAACAGAGGAACTGGATCTGCGGGAATGGCCGGTAGTACAGCTGTCTGGGGGGAAGCAACTCTCTGCCAGGCTTCTGGTCGGGGCGGATGGAGCCAACAGCCCTGTGAGGTCCTTTGCGAATATCGAGGCCAAGGGATGGGATTACAACCGCCATGGTGTGGTAGCGACTGTGGAATTGGAAGGTgagggctggggtggtgagtTCACCAAGATTGCTTACCAAAGGTTCCTACCGACTGGCCCAGTTGCCATGCTGCCAATGCCTGGCAAATACTCTACACTGGTCTGGTCCACCACGCCGAGCAACGCGGCCCTTCTCAAGAGCCTCTCGCCGAAGGATTTCACCGCCATGGTCAATGCTGCCTTCACGTTAAGTACAGTTGACCTGGAATACATGCACACTCAGAAATCTggacaagaggaggaatATTCATGGAGAATGGAACACACTCCTGTGGACCACCGCGCAGTTCCTCAGGTTGTCACGGGCGTCCAGGAAGGCACAGTTGCTTCCTTTCCTCTGAAGCTACGACACGCGGATACCTATGTTGCCGAACGAGTGGCCCTAGTCGGTGACGCCGCTCACACCATTCACCCGCTTGCCGGTCAAGGTTTGAACCAAGGTCAGGGCGACGTAAAAAGTCTCGCAAAGACCATCGAGTACGCTGTTACACATGGGCAAGATATCGGTGTGGGCATGTCGTTGGAGTCATATGTTTCTGAACGATATGCCGCCAATCACGTCCTCCTCGGAGTCTGCGATAAGCTCCACAAGCTGTACTCCTTTGGCAGCGGACCTCTGGTGCCATTGAGATCGTTGGGGCTGTCCGCCGTCAACGCTCTCAGACCCCTGAAAACCTTTGTCATGAACCAGGCGGCCGGGAATGGGATGAAGGTCTTTTGA